One window of Eublepharis macularius isolate TG4126 chromosome 17, MPM_Emac_v1.0, whole genome shotgun sequence genomic DNA carries:
- the LOC129344838 gene encoding arylacetamide deacetylase-like 4 translates to MNFTWALSWLGTSLLIAFLLMIAWAVLYHISCTEIPSGMSQRFQLRCLHFLLIFAFGLVNVLRKLHVCSGDGLLRFLMDGIPPLKDPQLSIKDLNFDGVPVRMYQPKSLCDGGWRGVLYFHGGVGMYGSIDAYERVCRYIAKESNSLVVSVGYRLAPEHPYPAQCEDCLTATIYFMKNVKKYSVDPASILVSGDSSGGTIAASVCQSLVHRSDLPKIRAQVLIYPYLQAVDFNLPSYQRNSHVPLLFQNQVVQFGLQYLQKDGSLSKNILEGSHIPQEVKIKYSKWLGPENLPEVYKWKGYRCPQPTSDSVLPFEVMKDILDTRLSPLLAQDAVIQQLPEAYILTCRFDVFMDDGLLYKKRLEDNGVGVTWFQLEDGFHGIVFFVNHWLFSFSGCQRGINSIVNFIKGL, encoded by the exons ATGAATTTTACCTGGGCTCTGTCATGGCTGGGGACTAGTTTACTTATTGCTTTTTTGCTAATGATAGCATGGGCTGTCCTCTACCACATCTCCTGTACAGAGATCCCTTCTGGAATGTCTCAGCGCTTCCAGCTGAGATGCTTACACTTCTTGCTGATCTTCGCTTTTGGTCTG GTCAACGTCTTGAGGAAACTGCATGTCTGTTCTGGCGATGGCCTTTTGAGGTTCTTGATGGATGGAATCCCACCCCTGAAGGATCCCCAGCTCTCCATTAAAGACCTCAACTTTGATGGTGTACCTGTCAGGATGTACCAGCCGAAGTCTTTGTGTGACGGAGGATGGAGAGGAGTCCTTTATTTTCATGGTGGGGTTGGCATGTATGGCAGTATCG ATGCCTATGAAAGAGTGTGCCGTTACATTGCCAAGGAGAGCAATTCCCTTGTGGTGTCTGTTGG GTATCGTTTGGCTCCTGAGCATCCTTACCCAGCCCAATGTGAGGACTGTCTTACTGCTACAATATATTTCATGAAGAATGTCAAAAAATACAGTGTTGATCCTGCTTCAATCCTTGTTAGTGGGGACAGCAGTGGGGGCACAATAGCTGCTAGTGTTTGCCAGAGCCTGGTGCACAGATCAGACCTTCCCAAAATACGGGCTCAGGTTCTGATCTACCCTTATCTCCAAGCAGTGGACTTCAATTTGCCTTCGTATCAGAGGAATAGTCATGTGCCTCTTCTTTTCCAGAACCAAGTTGTACAATTTGGCCTTCAGTATCTTCAGAAGGACGGGTCCCTATCTAAGAATATTTTAGAAGGTTCTCATATTCCTCAAGAGGTGAAAATAAAGTATAGTAAATGGCTGGGGCCAGAAAATCTCCCTGAAGTATATAAATGGAAAGGGTACAGGTGTCCACAGCCCACTTCTGATTCCGTCCTACCATTTGAAGTCATGAAAGACATTTTGGACACAAGGTTATCCCCACTTTTAGCCCAAGATGCTGTCATTCAGCAGCTGCCTGAAGCTTATATTTTAACCTGTCGATTTGACGTGTTTATGGATGATGGACTTTTGTATAAGAAACGATTAGAGGACAACGGCGTTGGCGTCACCTGGTTCCAACTTGAAGATGGATTCCATGGAATTGTATTCTTTGTCAATCACTGGCTTTTCTCATTCTCGGGTTGTCAAAGAGGAATAAACAGTATAGTAAATTTTATCAAAGGTTTATAA